In a single window of the Nocardiopsis composta genome:
- a CDS encoding dihydroxyacetone kinase family protein encodes MTVLGEATTFKRDWLDGFATAYGRTVRKVPGAYGVVARRAPRPGKVAVVIGGGCGHYPAFAGLVGPGLADGAVVGDVFTSPSAEQVYRTAREADQGGGVLFCYGNYQGDVLHFGLAARRLAAEGIDSRTVLVTDDIASGPADRPERRRGVAGDLLVFKAAGAAAERGDDLDGVHAAAAKANEATRTFGAAFGGCTLPGAAEPLFTVAPDAMELGLGIHGEPGVRTVGRLGAEALADELVDGLLPELPSGGRVAVLLNGLGRTKYEEMFAAFPRIHRRLAEAGLTVLDSQVGEFVTSLDMAGLSLSVMVLDDELAELYAAPCDTPGYRSTGAVLEPVATERTEDAGLERPAESPAAGPVDRALTAAMVRLEEQEEELGRLDAVAADGDHGLGMTRGIRAAVAAARAAERNGEPVSGALLAAGTAFADAAGGASGALYGVLLTETGAGLAGLAPAEIGPVPLSAAVDGAVAAFTELGGAEPGDKTMLDAIGPFRAELSAHAARAGAAAGPAEAVAAWSAAADCAAEAARGTAGLLPAKGRAARLAARSKGHPDPGATSFAHLVGAIAEAARAALDERTGAAAGEPAP; translated from the coding sequence GTGACCGTCCTCGGAGAGGCCACCACCTTCAAGCGCGACTGGCTCGACGGCTTCGCCACCGCCTACGGCCGCACCGTGCGCAAGGTCCCCGGCGCCTACGGCGTGGTGGCGCGCCGCGCCCCCCGCCCCGGCAAGGTCGCCGTGGTCATCGGCGGCGGCTGCGGCCACTACCCGGCCTTCGCCGGGCTGGTCGGCCCCGGCCTGGCCGACGGTGCCGTCGTCGGCGACGTCTTCACCAGCCCCAGCGCCGAGCAGGTCTACCGCACCGCCCGCGAGGCCGACCAGGGCGGCGGCGTGCTCTTCTGCTACGGCAACTACCAGGGCGACGTGCTGCACTTCGGGCTGGCCGCCCGCCGGCTGGCCGCCGAGGGCATCGACAGCCGCACCGTCCTGGTCACCGACGACATCGCCAGCGGCCCGGCCGACCGGCCGGAGCGGCGCCGCGGCGTCGCCGGGGACCTGCTGGTCTTCAAGGCCGCCGGGGCCGCCGCCGAGCGCGGCGACGACCTGGACGGGGTGCACGCCGCCGCGGCCAAGGCCAACGAGGCCACCCGCACCTTCGGCGCCGCGTTCGGCGGGTGCACCCTGCCCGGCGCCGCCGAACCGCTGTTCACCGTCGCCCCCGACGCCATGGAACTGGGCCTGGGCATCCACGGCGAACCGGGCGTGCGCACCGTCGGCCGGCTGGGCGCCGAGGCGCTGGCCGACGAGCTCGTCGACGGCCTGCTGCCCGAGCTGCCCTCCGGCGGCCGGGTCGCGGTCCTGCTCAACGGGCTGGGCCGGACCAAGTACGAGGAGATGTTCGCCGCCTTCCCGCGGATCCACCGACGGCTGGCGGAGGCAGGGCTGACCGTGCTGGACAGCCAGGTCGGGGAGTTCGTCACCTCGCTGGACATGGCCGGCCTCTCGCTGTCGGTGATGGTCCTCGACGACGAGCTCGCCGAGCTGTACGCCGCCCCCTGCGACACCCCCGGCTACCGCAGCACCGGCGCGGTCCTGGAACCGGTCGCCACCGAGCGCACCGAGGACGCCGGCCTGGAGCGGCCCGCCGAGTCCCCGGCCGCCGGGCCGGTCGACCGCGCGCTCACCGCGGCCATGGTCCGACTGGAGGAGCAGGAGGAGGAGCTCGGCCGGCTGGACGCGGTCGCCGCCGACGGCGACCACGGCCTGGGCATGACCCGCGGCATCCGCGCCGCCGTCGCCGCGGCCCGCGCCGCGGAGCGGAACGGCGAACCGGTCTCCGGCGCGCTCCTCGCGGCCGGCACCGCCTTCGCCGACGCGGCGGGCGGCGCCTCCGGAGCGCTGTACGGGGTGCTGCTCACCGAGACCGGCGCCGGGCTGGCCGGCCTGGCCCCCGCCGAGATCGGCCCGGTGCCCCTCTCGGCGGCGGTGGACGGCGCCGTCGCCGCCTTCACCGAACTGGGCGGGGCCGAGCCGGGCGACAAGACCATGCTGGACGCGATCGGGCCGTTCCGCGCCGAGCTGTCGGCGCACGCGGCCCGGGCCGGCGCGGCGGCGGGCCCGGCCGAGGCCGTCGCCGCCTGGAGCGCGGCCGCCGACTGCGCCGCCGAGGCCGCCCGCGGCACCGCGGGCCTGCTCCCCGCCAAGGGGCGCGCGGCCCGGCTGGCCGCCCGCAGCAAGGGCCACCCCGACCCCGGGGCCACGTCCTTCGCCCACCTGGTCGGCGCGATCGCCGAGGCCGCCCGCGCCGCCCTGGACGAGCGGACGGGCGCCGCGGCAGGGGAGCCCGCGCCGTGA